In one Solanum lycopersicum chromosome 11, SLM_r2.1 genomic region, the following are encoded:
- the LOC101268824 gene encoding uncharacterized protein isoform X2 gives MELCVPQTFSNLPNYRISNRAQLQWRPSLLLKKPSKSRFNSGSFYRKGSAVRTKAETEAYELYVPPTVEEKDDESVRSKAETEAYELYVPPPTVEEKDDGAVRSKSEEEAYELYVPATVEEKDDGAVRSKSEEEAYELYVPTTVEEKDDGAVKNGAPVEDSMTDKDTDAYASLISEPPKVEEKDDGAVQNGAPIEDSSKDKETDAYASLIYEPPKVEEKDDGAVQNEAPIEDSSKDKETDAYASLIYEPPKVEEKDDGAIQNGAPIEDSSKDKETDSSADFIYEPPKVEEKDDGAVQAEAPIEDSGNDKETDAYAALIYESPKVEEKDDGVIQDEAPIEDTREDKETDSYASLTYEPPTVEEKDDATIQNEAPIDYSSKDKETDAYVSLTYEPPKEDSAVQVEAPIEDSAVQAEAPIEDSALEFESQLSKFFDTLNIKPFWCTK, from the exons ATGGAGCTTTGTGTACCTCAAACCTTCTCGAATCTTCCAAATTATAGGATTAGTAATCGAGCTCAACTCCAATGGAGACCCTCTTTACTACTCAAAAAACCCTCAAAATCTCGATTCAATTCAG GATCATTTTACCGTAAAGGCTCAGCTGTTAGAACAAAAGCAGAGACAGAGGCTTATGAGTTATATGTACCTCCTACAGTTGAGGAGAAAGACGATGAATCTGTTAGATCAAAAGCAGAGACAGAGGCTTATGAGTTATATGTACCTCCTCCTACGGTTGAAGAGAAAGATGATGGAGCTGTTAGATCAAAATCAGAGGAAGAGGCTTATGAGTTATATGTACCAGCTACAGTTGAAGAGAAAGACGACGGAGCTGTTAGATCAAAATCAGAGGAAGAGGCTTACGAGTTATATGTACCTACTACAGTTGAAGAGAAAGACGACGGAGCGGTTAAGAATGGAGCACCAGTAGAAGATTCTATGACTGACAAAGACACGGATGCTTATGCATCTTTGATATCCGAGCCTCCTAAAGTCGAAGAGAAAGATGATGGAGCTGTTCAGAATGGAGCACCAATTGAAGACTCTAGTAAAGACAAAGAGACAGATGCTTATGCGTCTTTGATATACGAACCTCCTAAAGTTGAAGAGAAAGATGATGGAGCTGTTCAGAATGAAGCACCAATTGAAGATTCTAGCAAAGACAAAGAGACAGATGCTTATGCATCTTTGATATATGAACCTCctaaagttgaagaaaaagatGATGGAGCTATTCAAAATGGAGCACCAATAGAAGATTCTAGTAAAGACAAAGAGACGGATTCTTCTGCAGATTTCATATATGAACCTCCTAAAGTTGAAGAGAAAGATGATGGAGCTGTTCAGGCTGAAGCAccgatagaagattctgggaaTGATAAAGAGACGGATGCTTATGCAGCTTTGATATATGAATCTCCTAAAGTTGAAGAGAAAGATGATGGAGTTATTCAGGATGAAGCACCAATCGAAGATACTAGAGAAGACAAAGAAACAGATTCTTATGCATCTTTGACATATGAACCTCCTACAGTTGAAGAGAAAGACGATGCAACTATTCAGAATGAAGCACCAATTGACTATTCTAGTAAAGACAAAGAGACAGATGCTTATGTGTCCTTGACATATGAACCTCCCAAAGAAGATTCTGCTGTTCAAGTTGAAGCACCAATAGAAGATTCTGCTGTTCAAGCTGAAGCACCAATAGAAGATTCTGCTTTGGAGTTCGAATCGCAATTGTCCAAGTTCTTTGACACGCTAAATATTAAG CCATTCTGGTGTACCAAGTAG
- the LOC101268824 gene encoding uncharacterized protein isoform X1 translates to MELCVPQTFSNLPNYRISNRAQLQWRPSLLLKKPSKSRFNSGSFYRKGSAVRTKAETEAYELYVPPTVEEKDDESVRSKAETEAYELYVPPPTVEEKDDGAVRSKSEEEAYELYVPATVEEKDDGAVRSKSEEEAYELYVPTTVEEKDDGAVKNGAPVEDSMTDKDTDAYASLISEPPKVEEKDDGAVQNGAPIEDSSKDKETDAYASLIYEPPKVEEKDDGAVQNEAPIEDSSKDKETDAYASLIYEPPKVEEKDDGAIQNGAPIEDSSKDKETDSSADFIYEPPKVEEKDDGAVQAEAPIEDSGNDKETDAYAALIYESPKVEEKDDGVIQDEAPIEDTREDKETDSYASLTYEPPTVEEKDDATIQNEAPIDYSSKDKETDAYVSLTYEPPKEDSAVQVEAPIEDSAVQAEAPIEDSALEFESQLSKFFDTLNIKYDPKDPSSIILFGAVALTALWLTTSIVGAIDSVPLVPKLMELVGLGYALWFTARYLLFKKNRDEFAAKIEDLKQKTLGSRDD, encoded by the exons ATGGAGCTTTGTGTACCTCAAACCTTCTCGAATCTTCCAAATTATAGGATTAGTAATCGAGCTCAACTCCAATGGAGACCCTCTTTACTACTCAAAAAACCCTCAAAATCTCGATTCAATTCAG GATCATTTTACCGTAAAGGCTCAGCTGTTAGAACAAAAGCAGAGACAGAGGCTTATGAGTTATATGTACCTCCTACAGTTGAGGAGAAAGACGATGAATCTGTTAGATCAAAAGCAGAGACAGAGGCTTATGAGTTATATGTACCTCCTCCTACGGTTGAAGAGAAAGATGATGGAGCTGTTAGATCAAAATCAGAGGAAGAGGCTTATGAGTTATATGTACCAGCTACAGTTGAAGAGAAAGACGACGGAGCTGTTAGATCAAAATCAGAGGAAGAGGCTTACGAGTTATATGTACCTACTACAGTTGAAGAGAAAGACGACGGAGCGGTTAAGAATGGAGCACCAGTAGAAGATTCTATGACTGACAAAGACACGGATGCTTATGCATCTTTGATATCCGAGCCTCCTAAAGTCGAAGAGAAAGATGATGGAGCTGTTCAGAATGGAGCACCAATTGAAGACTCTAGTAAAGACAAAGAGACAGATGCTTATGCGTCTTTGATATACGAACCTCCTAAAGTTGAAGAGAAAGATGATGGAGCTGTTCAGAATGAAGCACCAATTGAAGATTCTAGCAAAGACAAAGAGACAGATGCTTATGCATCTTTGATATATGAACCTCctaaagttgaagaaaaagatGATGGAGCTATTCAAAATGGAGCACCAATAGAAGATTCTAGTAAAGACAAAGAGACGGATTCTTCTGCAGATTTCATATATGAACCTCCTAAAGTTGAAGAGAAAGATGATGGAGCTGTTCAGGCTGAAGCAccgatagaagattctgggaaTGATAAAGAGACGGATGCTTATGCAGCTTTGATATATGAATCTCCTAAAGTTGAAGAGAAAGATGATGGAGTTATTCAGGATGAAGCACCAATCGAAGATACTAGAGAAGACAAAGAAACAGATTCTTATGCATCTTTGACATATGAACCTCCTACAGTTGAAGAGAAAGACGATGCAACTATTCAGAATGAAGCACCAATTGACTATTCTAGTAAAGACAAAGAGACAGATGCTTATGTGTCCTTGACATATGAACCTCCCAAAGAAGATTCTGCTGTTCAAGTTGAAGCACCAATAGAAGATTCTGCTGTTCAAGCTGAAGCACCAATAGAAGATTCTGCTTTGGAGTTCGAATCGCAATTGTCCAAGTTCTTTGACACGCTAAATATTAAG TATGATCCTAAAGATCCCTCTTCAATTATCCTATTTGGTGCTGTTGCTCTCACTGCTCTTTGGTTGACAACCTCAATTGTTGGAGCCATCGATTCTGTTCCTTTG GTTCCTAAGTTGATGGAATTGGTGGGTCTTGGCTATGCTCTCTGGTTCACCGCCCGTTATCTACTATTCAAG AAGAATAGAGATGAGTTTGCTGCTAAAATTGAAGATCTTAAGCAGAAGACTTTAGGTTCTAGAGATGATTAA